The following proteins are encoded in a genomic region of Arachis stenosperma cultivar V10309 chromosome 4, arast.V10309.gnm1.PFL2, whole genome shotgun sequence:
- the LOC130975629 gene encoding uncharacterized protein LOC130975629: protein MASEESFVVLVHHIGSIKRKTRSGVKFTDKDPLCIIMRPTTSYDDLVSSVLRKVGLEDVKRVKKFFFHIPITVLQKTVNSGGSNWNTTTLAAVAGSSSRPAVASSSVPVYEPPVQTVASPLFAVDLNGSVGDEVRTGEFLPTSLQCAAPAGVGDGLYGDPEDDDVEPDMIADDSGDDIGASEPAGAGGGSSSGTQQYPPHFSSLDLDAMRQEGVPGQPAGFGARDDEGSAGLTEFQVGQQFQDKDEALLSVKTYSIRRGVQYRVVESDFCRADASVSIKVLLNVTAAHFGFRLTYRRVWLAKQKAVALIYGDWMSRTTSSLGGC from the exons atggctagtgaggagagttttgTAGTGTTGGTTCACCACATAGGATCGATTAAGAGGAAAACTCGTTCTGGTGTGAAGTTCACTGATAAGGATCCTCTCTGTATTATCATGAGGCCTACGACGAGCTATGATGACCTTGTTAGCTCTGTATTGCGGAAAGTTGGTCTGGAAGATGTGAAACGGGTTAAGAAATTTTTCTTTCACATTCCAATCACGGTGCTCCAGAAAACCGTGAA CTCGGGGGGTTCGAACTGGAATACCACCACTTTAGCCGCGGTAGCCGGTTCTAGCTCCAGACCTGCCGTTGCTTCTTCTTCCGTCCCTGTGTATGAGCCACCCGTCCAGACTGTCGCCTCCCCTTTGTTCGCTGTTGATCTCAACGGCAGTGTAGGCGACGAGGTCAGAACAGGGGAGTTTCTGCCGACCTCTTTACAGTGTGCTGCACCGGCTGGGGTTGGAGATGGATTGTATGGTGATCCAGAGGACGATGATGTCGAGCCGGATATGATTGCTGATGACAGTGGCGATGATATTGGAGCAAGTGAGCCTGCTGGGGCGGGAGGTGGTTCTAGCTCTGGCACACAGCAGTATCCTCCACATTTTTCCTCTTTGGACTTGGATGCCATGAGGCAGGAGGGGGTTCCTGGGCAGCCTGCTGGATTTGGCGCTAGAGATGATGAAGGGTCTGCAGGTCTGACAGAGTTCCAGGTTGGTCAGCAATTTCAGGATAAAGATGAGGCCCTGTTAAGTGTGAAGACTTACAGCATCCGTCGAGGGGTACAGTACAGGGTAGTGGAGTCTGACTTTTGCCG GGCTGATGCATCCGTCAGCATCAAGGTGCTCCTAAATGTCACGGCCGCACATTTTGGGTTTAGGCTGACGTATAGGAGGGTCTGGTTGGCGAAGCAGAAGGCTGTTGCCCTGATCTATGGTGACTGGATGAGTCGTACAACGAGCTCCCTAGGTGGGTGTTAG